From a region of the Pan paniscus chromosome 19, NHGRI_mPanPan1-v2.0_pri, whole genome shotgun sequence genome:
- the USH1G gene encoding pre-mRNA splicing regulator USH1G has product MNDQYHRAARDGYLELLKEATRKELNAPDEDGMTPTLWAAYHGNLESLRLIVSRGGDPDKCDIWGNTPLHLAASNGHLHCLSFLVSFGANIWCLDNDYHTPLDMAAMKGHMECVRYLDSIAAKQSSLNPKLVGKLKDKAFREAERRIRECAKLQRKHHERMEQRYRRELAERSDTLSFSSLTSSTLSRRLQHLALGSHLPYSQATLHGTARGKTKMQKKLERRKQGGEGTFKVSEDGRKSARSLSGLQLGSDVMFVRQGTYANPKEWGRAPLRDMFLSDEDSVSRATLAAEPAHSEVSTDSGHDSLFTRPGLGTMVFRRNYLSSGLHGLGREDGGLNGVGAPRGRLQSSPSLDDDSLGSANSLQDRSCGEELPWDELDLGLDEDLEPETSPLETFLASLHMEDFAALLRQEKIDLEALMLCSDLDLRSISVPLGPRKKILGAVRRRRQAMERPPALEDTEL; this is encoded by the exons ATGAACGACCAGTACCACCGGGCAGCCCGGGATGGCTACCTGGAGCTCCTCAAGGAGGCCACCCGGAAGGAGCTGAATGCCCCCGACGAGGATGGCATGACCCCCACTCTCTGGGCTGCCTACCATGGCAACCTCGAGTCGCTGCGTCTCATTGTGAGCCGCGG GGGTGACCCGGACAAGTGTGACATCTGGGGCAACACACCCCTGCATCTGGCAGCTTCCAATGGCCACTTGCACTGCCTGTCCTTCCTGGTGTCCTTCGGGGCCAACATCTGGTGCCTAGACAACGACTACCACACGCCGCTGGACATGGCTGCCATGAAGGGCCACATGGAATGCGTGCGCTACCTGGACTCCATCGCGGCCAAGCAGAGCAGCCTCAACCCCAAGCTGGTGGGCAAGCTGAAGGACAAGGCCTTCCGCGAGGCGGAGCGGCGCATCCGCGAGTGCGCCAAGCTGCAGCGGAAGCACCACGAACGCATGGAGCAGCGATACCGGCGCGAGCTGGCCGAGCGTTCCGACACCCTCAGCTTCTCCAGTCTCACGTCCAGCACCCTGAGCCGCCGGCTGCAGCATCTGGCGCTGGGCAGCCACCTGCCGTACTCTCAGGCCACGCTGCACGGCACGGCCAGGGGCAAGACCAAGATGCAGAAGAAGCTGGAGCGGCGCAAGCAGGGCGGCGAAGGCACCTTCAAGGTCTCCGAGGATGGGCGCAAGAGCGCCCGCTCACTCTCGGGCCTGCAGCTGGGCAGCGACGTGATGTTCGTGCGCCAGGGCACCTACGCCAATCCCAAGGAGTGGGGCCGAGCCCCGCTCCGGGACATGTTCCTCTCGGACGAGGACAGCGTCTCCCGTGCCACGCTGGCGGCCGAGCCTGCCCACTCGGAGGTCAGCACCGACTCAGGCCACGACTCCCTGTTTACCCGCCCCGGCCTGGGCACCATGGTGTTCCGCAGAAATTACTTGAGCAGTGGGCTGCACGGACTGGGCCGCGAGGATGGGGGTCTGAATGGGGTGGGAGCGCCGCGGGGTCGGCTGCAGAGCTCCCCCAGCCTGGACGATGACAGCCTGGGCAGTGCCAACAGCCTGCAGGACCGCAGCTGTGGGGAGGAGCTGCCCTGGGATGAGCTGGACTTAGGCTTGGATGAGGACCTGGAGCCCGAGACTAGCCCGCTGGAGACCTTCCTGGCCTCTCTGCACATGGAGGACTTTGCCGCCCTCCTGCGGCAGGAGAAGATCGACCTCGAGGCTTTGATGCTGTGCTCTGACCTCGACCTCCGCAGCATCAGCGTCCCACTGGGGCCCCGAAAGAAGATCTTGGGGGCCGTGAGGAGGCGGCGGCAGGCGATGGAGCGCCCGCCGGCCCTGGAGGACACAGAGCT ATAA
- the OTOP2 gene encoding proton channel OTOP2, with protein MSEELAQGPKESPPAPRAGPREVWKKGGRLLSVLLAVNVLLLACTLISGGAFNKVAVYDTDVFALLTAMMLLATLWILFYLLRTVRCPCAVPYRDAHAGPIWLRGGLVLFGICTLIMDVFKTGYYSSFFECQSAIKILHPLIQAVFVIIQTYFLWVSAKDCVHVHLDLTWCGLMFTLTTNLAIWMAAVVDESVHQSHSYSSSHSNASHARLTSDQHADNPVGGDSCLCSTAVCQIFQQGYFYLYPFNIEYSLFASTMLYVMWKNVGRFLASTPGHSHTPTPVSLFRETFFAGPVLGLLLFVVGLAVFIIYEVQVSGDGSRTRQALVIYYSFNIVCLGLTTLVSLSGSIIYRFDRRAMDHHKNPTRTLDVALLMGAALGQYAISYYSIVAVVGGTPQDLLAGLNLTHALLTIAQHTFQNMFIIESLHRGPPGAEPHSTHPKEPCQDLTFTNLDALHTLPACPPTPRLVSPSPSDQREAVAIVSTPGSQWRRRCLKDISLFLLLCNVILWIMPAFGARPHFSNTVEVDFYGYSLWAVIVNICLPFGIFYRMHAVSSLLEVYVLS; from the exons ATGTCCGAGGAGCTGGCCCAGGGCCCCAAGGAGAGCCCCCCGGCGCCGCGTGCGGGCCCCAGGGAGGTGTGGAAGAAGGGTGGCCGCCTGCTATCGGTGCTGCTGGCCGTGAACGTGCTGCTCCTCGCCTGCACGCTCATCAGCGGCGGAGCCTTCAACAAGGTGGCCGTGTACGACACCGACGTGTTCGCGCTGCTCACTGCGATGATGCTGCTGGCAACGCTCTGGATCCTCTTCTACCTCCTCCGAACCGTGCGCTGCCCCTGCGCGGTACCCTACCGGGACGCGCACGCTGGCCCCATCTGGCTCCGAG GTGGGCTGGTGCTGTTTGGAATCTGCACCCTCATCATGGATGTCTTCAAGACCGGCTACTACTCCAGTTTCTTTGAGTGCCAGTCAGCCATCAAGATCCTGCACCCCCTCATCCAGGCTGTGTTTGTCATCATCCAG ACCTACTTTCTCTGGGTCTCCGCTAAAGACTGCGTTCACGTCCACCTGGATCTGACCTG GTGTGGTCTCATGTTCACACTCACCACCAACCTGGCCATCTGGATGGCGGCTGTGGTGGATGAATCTGTGCACCAATCCCACTCCTACAGCAGTTCTCACAGCAACGCCAGCCACGCCCGTCTCACCTCTGACC AGCATGCAGACAACCCGGTCGGAGGAGACTCCTGCCTCTGCAGCACGGCCGTCTGCCAGATCTTCCAGCAGGGGTACTTCTACCTATATCCCTTCAACATCGAGTACAGTCTCTTCGCCTCCACCATGCTGTATGTCATGTGGAAGAATGTGGGTAGATTCCTGGCCTCCACCCCTGGCCACAGCCACACCCCAACCCCTGTCAGCCTCTTCCGGGAGACCTTTTTTGCTGGCCCGGTTCTGGGCCTGCTGCTCTTCGTGGTGGGGCTGGCTGTCTTCATCATCTACGAGGTTCAAGTGAGCGGGGACGGGAGCCGCACCAGGCAGGCCCTGGTCATCTACTACAGCTTCAACATTGTCTGCTTGGGACTCACGACCTTGGTCAGCCTGAGCGGCTCCATCATCTACCGTTTTGACCGCCGGGCCATGGACCACCATAAGAACCCCACGCGCACCCTGGACGTGGCCCTGCTGATGGGTGCCGCCCTGGGTCAGTACGCCATCTCCTACTACTCCATCGTGGCCGTGGTGGGGGGCACACCCCAGGACCTGCTGGCAGGGCTCAACCTCACCCATGCACTGCTCACGATCGCCCAGCACACCTTCCAGAACATGTTTATCATCGAGAGCCTTCACCGAGGACCGCCCGGGGCTGAGCCTCACAGTACCCACCCCAAGGAGCCCTGCCAAGACCTCACCTTCACCAACCTGGATGCCCTCCACACCTTGCCCGcctgcccacccacccccaggctgGTTAGCCCCAGCCCTTCAGACCAGCGGGAAGCAGTGGCCATCGTCTCAACCCCCGGAAGCCAGTGGAGACGCCGGTGCCTAAAAGacatttctctgtttctcctaCTCTGCAATGTCATC CTGTGGATCATGCCTGCCTTCGGGGCCCGCCCTCACTTCAGCAATACAGTGGAGGTGGATTTCTACGGCTACTCCCTCTGGGCGGTCATCGTCAACATCTGCCTCCCTTTCGGCATCTTCTACCGCATGCACgctgtctccagcctgctggaGGTCTACGTGCTGTCCTGA